From the Candidatus Dormiibacterota bacterium genome, one window contains:
- a CDS encoding kelch repeat-containing protein, with product MTTAGRSGLASLAALAITAVSPGAANVTAAGNPWSPAARMVQAHEAATATLLANRKVLVVGSWPDLNTGAELYDPALDTWSPTGPMVVPRALGTATLLPSGKVLIAGGITADTGHSTTRTELYDPETNSWFSGENMAVQRSSHTATLLSSGKVLVAGGQNASGYIATAELYDPVSNHWTMAAPMEAGYAGARATLLANGTVLLAGGATLGDARAELYDPATNRWSNAGTAARNTETMTRLTDGRVLITGQGKEANLYNPATNRWSVAAAMLQDRVAPSATRIADGRVLVAGGSTTIGGQQVWLTSAEIYDPKANRWSPAGCMAQARWEQTATLVSTRLLVAGGSVPPAALSSAEMFDPGNESASQLIDFCPTASAGQSAVDTPSPPPSATVAAPSASSTGAATQASVRPAGELARLTGVPGVGTLTVSRVAAVGIVAGVLVLLALAIALLLRARSRRRGI from the coding sequence ATGACGACTGCCGGTCGATCGGGCCTTGCCAGCCTCGCGGCACTCGCCATCACCGCGGTTTCTCCCGGCGCGGCGAACGTAACGGCGGCGGGCAACCCGTGGTCACCAGCCGCGAGGATGGTGCAGGCGCACGAGGCCGCGACCGCGACGCTGCTGGCAAACCGCAAAGTGCTGGTGGTCGGCAGTTGGCCAGACCTCAACACCGGCGCCGAGCTCTACGACCCCGCCCTGGATACCTGGTCGCCCACCGGGCCCATGGTCGTCCCGCGGGCGTTGGGCACGGCCACGCTCTTGCCCTCCGGCAAGGTGCTGATCGCTGGGGGGATTACGGCGGACACCGGCCACAGCACGACACGAACCGAGCTCTATGACCCGGAAACCAACTCCTGGTTCTCAGGAGAAAACATGGCTGTCCAGCGCAGCAGCCACACGGCCACGCTCCTGTCGAGCGGCAAGGTCCTGGTCGCCGGAGGCCAGAACGCGAGCGGCTACATCGCCACGGCCGAGCTCTACGACCCGGTCAGCAATCACTGGACGATGGCGGCCCCGATGGAAGCCGGATACGCCGGCGCCCGCGCAACCCTGCTGGCGAATGGAACGGTGCTTCTTGCCGGCGGAGCCACCCTTGGCGACGCTCGAGCGGAGCTTTATGACCCGGCGACCAACCGGTGGTCGAACGCCGGCACGGCAGCGCGAAATACAGAAACCATGACCAGGCTGACTGACGGTCGGGTCTTGATCACGGGGCAAGGCAAGGAAGCTAATCTGTATAACCCGGCCACCAATCGCTGGTCCGTTGCGGCAGCCATGCTCCAGGATCGCGTTGCTCCCAGTGCCACCCGCATCGCCGACGGTCGGGTCCTGGTCGCCGGCGGCAGCACCACGATCGGCGGTCAGCAGGTCTGGTTGACCAGCGCGGAGATCTACGACCCTAAAGCGAATCGCTGGTCACCAGCAGGCTGCATGGCCCAAGCACGCTGGGAGCAGACAGCCACCCTGGTGTCGACGAGGCTGCTGGTCGCCGGTGGCAGCGTACCGCCAGCTGCGCTATCCAGCGCTGAAATGTTCGATCCGGGCAACGAGTCCGCCAGCCAGCTGATTGACTTCTGCCCTACCGCTTCGGCGGGCCAATCCGCCGTGGACACGCCATCTCCGCCGCCCTCGGCGACGGTCGCGGCACCGTCCGCCTCCTCGACTGGTGCTGCGACACAGGCATCGGTCCGGCCCGCGGGGGAGCTGGCGCGGCTTACGGGCGTCCCGGGCGTGGGCACTCTGACCGTCAGTCGAGTGGCAGCCGTCGGGATCGTTGCCGGTGTCCTCGTGCTACTCGCGCTCGCTATCGCGCTCCTCCTGCGGGCTCGATCGCGGAGGCGCGGCATCTAA